Proteins from one Elgaria multicarinata webbii isolate HBS135686 ecotype San Diego chromosome 3, rElgMul1.1.pri, whole genome shotgun sequence genomic window:
- the LOC134396363 gene encoding zinc finger protein 883-like isoform X1: MRTRGVDGAHLSQDFGSLGNREGAAVSKTKSGLAELEGGGGHFSEQRGSRQDEPPGCKAGQTWVMEKEEDEKEATPDVDGCRQLDVSGRLLGKAKKEAFQISEQEESLEKLQKLEKQESGDVHKSDLRGAGNKNSANKCKRQLTCSRCGKSFSNSSNLIAHERIHTGEKPYKCLSCGKSFGKKSTLIAHERIHTEEKPYECSVCGRSFSQTSSLIAHERIHTEEKPYECSECGRSFSLKSSLVAHERIHTGEKPYKCSECGKSFSQKSALIAHVRTHKGEKPYTCSVCGKSFSQSSNLIAHERIHTGEKPYQCADCGRSFNCSSSLIRHQRIHTEDKPYECSDCGKSFSCSSSLIRHQRTHTGEKPYKCADCGKTFSVSSQLSVHQRTHTGEKPYECSDCGKSFSVRSSLSAHEKIHTGKKPYQCTDCPKRVYLRSSLNAHKRLHGGEKPYDCTDCGKTFICSSSLIRHQRIHTGEKPYNCADCGKSFILSSNLIAHQRTHTGEKPYQCPECGKFFSVSSQLNVHQRTHTGEKPYECSDCGKSFTCSSGLIRHQRTHTGEKPYQCSECGKRFNLSSNLIAHQKTHTGEKPYKCVYCGESFYTRPSFVEHHKTSHANALNRKTDSSNVNRDPQSMNYQINYVGWD; encoded by the exons ATGAGAACAAGAGGAGTGGATGGAGCACACCTGAGTCAG GACTTTGGAAGCCTAGGAAACAG GGAAGGCGCTGCGGTTTCCAAAACCAAGTCTGGCTTGGCAGAGCTGGAAGGTGGAGGGGGCCATTTCTCGGAGCAAAGGGGTTCTCGTCAGGATGAGCCCCCTGGATGCAAAG CCGGTCAAACGTGggtgatggagaaagaagaggacgAAAAGGAAGCAACTCCCGATGTGGACGGCTGCAGACAATTAGATGTCTCTGGGAGATTGTTAGGGAAAGCAAAAAAGGAAGCTTTCCAGATTTCTGAGCAGGAAGAGAGTTTGGAAAAGTTGCAAAAGTTAGAGAAGCAAGAGAGCGGAGATGTGCATAAGTCAGATCTTCGTGGGGCTGGAAACAAAAATAGCGCAAATAAATGCAAGAGACAGCTCACCTGCAGCAggtgcgggaaaagcttcagtaACAGCTCCAATCTTATCGCTCACGAgagaatccacaccggggagaaaccgTACAAGTGCCTGagctgtgggaagagctttgggaAGAAATCAACCCTCATTGCTCACGAGAGAATCCACACCGAGGAGAAACCCTACGAATGCTCCGTCTGCGGGAGGAGCTTCAGCCAGACCTCGAGCCTTATCGCCCACGAGAGAATCCACACGGAAGAGAAACCCTACGAGTGTTCTGAGTGTGGGAGGAGCTTCAGTTTGAAATCCAGCCTGGTGGCCCATGAAAGAATCCATacgggagagaagccctacaagtgctcagagtgcgggaaaagcttcagccaGAAATCTGCCCTTATCGCACATGTGAGGACCCACAAAGGAGAAAAGCCTTATACCTGCTCggtgtgtgggaaaagcttcagccagAGCTCCAATCTTATCgcacatgaaagaattcacactggagagaaaccgtacCAGTGTGCAGACTGCGGGAGAAGCTTCAACTGCAGTTCAAGCCTTATTcgacaccagagaatccacacagaggACAAACCGTACGAATGTtcagactgcgggaaaagtttcAGCTGCAGCTCGAGCCTCATTCGACATCAGAGGacgcacacaggagagaagccctacaaatgtgCGGACTGTGGCAAAACCTTCAGCGTGAGCTCCCAACTCAGCGTTCATCAGAGaacccacacgggagagaagccataCGAATGCTCggactgcgggaaaagcttcagtgTGCGCTCAAGCCTAAGTGCCCATGAGAAAATCCACACAGGTAAGAAGCCTTACCAGTGCACAGATTGTCCCAAAAGAGTCTACTTGAGGTCCAGTCTCAACGCGCACAAGAGGCTGCATGGAGGAGAGAAGCCGTACGACTGCACAGACTGCGGAAAGACCTTCATTTGCAGCTCGAGTCTTATtagacatcagagaatccacacgggagagaaaccgtATAACTGCgcagactgtgggaaaagcttcatttTGAGCTCCAACCTCATTGCCCATCAGAGGactcatacaggagagaaaccataccaGTGCCCGGAGTGTGGCAAATTCTTCAGCGTGAGTTCACAGCTCAATGTACACCAGAGaacccacacgggagagaagccataCGAATGCTCGgactgcgggaagagcttcacaTGTAGCTCAGGCCTGATTCGACATCAgaggacccacacaggagagaaaccatatcagtgCTCTGAGTGCGGGAAAAGGTTCAACCTGAGTTCGAATTTGATTGCGCACCAGAAaacccacacgggagagaaaccgtATAAGTGTGTGTACTGTGGGGAAAGTTTCTATACCAGGCCGAGTTTTGTGGAGCATCATAAAACCAGCCATGCGAATGCCCTAAATAGGAAAACAGATAGCAGCAATGTTAATCGCGACCCCCAATCTATGAATTACCAAATAAAttatgttggctgggactga
- the LOC134396363 gene encoding zinc finger protein 271-like isoform X2: MRTRGVDGAHLSQDFGSLGNSREGAAVSKTKSGLAELEGGGGHFSEQRGSRQDEPPGCKAGQTWVMEKEEDEKEATPDVDGCRQLDVSGRLLGKAKKEAFQISEQEESLEKLQKLEKQESGDVHKSDLRGAGNKNSANKCKRQLTCSRCGKSFSNSSNLIAHERIHTGEKPYKCLSCGKSFGKKSTLIAHERIHTEEKPYECSVCGRSFSQTSSLIAHERIHTEEKPYECSECGRSFSLKSSLVAHERIHTGEKPYKCSECGKSFSQKSALIAHVRTHKGEKPYTCSVCGKSFSQSSNLIAHERIHTGEKPYQCADCGRSFNCSSSLIRHQRIHTEDKPYECSDCGKSFSCSSSLIRHQRTHTGEKPYKCADCGKTFSVSSQLSVHQRTHTGEKPYECSDCGKSFSVRSSLSAHEKIHTGKKPYQCTDCPKRVYLRSSLNAHKRLHGGEKPYDCTDCGKTFICSSSLIRHQRIHTGEKPYNCADCGKSFILSSNLIAHQRTHTGEKPYQCPECGKFFSVSSQLNVHQRTHTGEKPYECSDCGKSFTCSSGLIRHQRTHTGEKPYQCSECGKRFNLSSNLIAHQKTHTGEKPYKCVYCGESFYTRPSFNSSLVRHQRIHTGEKPHTCTDCGKSFNKRSNLITHQRIHTGEKPYKCADCGKSFSLSSSLVRHQRIHTGEKPYQCSVCERSFNQKPSLVVHERTHWREKPYKCSACEKSYSHMTSLIAHEKIHREEKPYKCGECGKRFSFSSQLITHQRIHAEEKPYKCSFCERGFSRPSSLVVHERIHTGEKPYKCSDCEKSFPSNSSLVRHQLTHAEEKLHPCPDCGKSVGPSPGLPRIPAGGKWSQCPDCEKRLSLGLDCVSGEIPPTEKKLFGRSNDVQNCDIKTVDPTAIQTEGSVFRPGSQSLYYQINYIGWQ; the protein is encoded by the exons ATGAGAACAAGAGGAGTGGATGGAGCACACCTGAGTCAG GACTTTGGAAGCCTAGGAAACAG CAGGGAAGGCGCTGCGGTTTCCAAAACCAAGTCTGGCTTGGCAGAGCTGGAAGGTGGAGGGGGCCATTTCTCGGAGCAAAGGGGTTCTCGTCAGGATGAGCCCCCTGGATGCAAAG CCGGTCAAACGTGggtgatggagaaagaagaggacgAAAAGGAAGCAACTCCCGATGTGGACGGCTGCAGACAATTAGATGTCTCTGGGAGATTGTTAGGGAAAGCAAAAAAGGAAGCTTTCCAGATTTCTGAGCAGGAAGAGAGTTTGGAAAAGTTGCAAAAGTTAGAGAAGCAAGAGAGCGGAGATGTGCATAAGTCAGATCTTCGTGGGGCTGGAAACAAAAATAGCGCAAATAAATGCAAGAGACAGCTCACCTGCAGCAggtgcgggaaaagcttcagtaACAGCTCCAATCTTATCGCTCACGAgagaatccacaccggggagaaaccgTACAAGTGCCTGagctgtgggaagagctttgggaAGAAATCAACCCTCATTGCTCACGAGAGAATCCACACCGAGGAGAAACCCTACGAATGCTCCGTCTGCGGGAGGAGCTTCAGCCAGACCTCGAGCCTTATCGCCCACGAGAGAATCCACACGGAAGAGAAACCCTACGAGTGTTCTGAGTGTGGGAGGAGCTTCAGTTTGAAATCCAGCCTGGTGGCCCATGAAAGAATCCATacgggagagaagccctacaagtgctcagagtgcgggaaaagcttcagccaGAAATCTGCCCTTATCGCACATGTGAGGACCCACAAAGGAGAAAAGCCTTATACCTGCTCggtgtgtgggaaaagcttcagccagAGCTCCAATCTTATCgcacatgaaagaattcacactggagagaaaccgtacCAGTGTGCAGACTGCGGGAGAAGCTTCAACTGCAGTTCAAGCCTTATTcgacaccagagaatccacacagaggACAAACCGTACGAATGTtcagactgcgggaaaagtttcAGCTGCAGCTCGAGCCTCATTCGACATCAGAGGacgcacacaggagagaagccctacaaatgtgCGGACTGTGGCAAAACCTTCAGCGTGAGCTCCCAACTCAGCGTTCATCAGAGaacccacacgggagagaagccataCGAATGCTCggactgcgggaaaagcttcagtgTGCGCTCAAGCCTAAGTGCCCATGAGAAAATCCACACAGGTAAGAAGCCTTACCAGTGCACAGATTGTCCCAAAAGAGTCTACTTGAGGTCCAGTCTCAACGCGCACAAGAGGCTGCATGGAGGAGAGAAGCCGTACGACTGCACAGACTGCGGAAAGACCTTCATTTGCAGCTCGAGTCTTATtagacatcagagaatccacacgggagagaaaccgtATAACTGCgcagactgtgggaaaagcttcatttTGAGCTCCAACCTCATTGCCCATCAGAGGactcatacaggagagaaaccataccaGTGCCCGGAGTGTGGCAAATTCTTCAGCGTGAGTTCACAGCTCAATGTACACCAGAGaacccacacgggagagaagccataCGAATGCTCGgactgcgggaagagcttcacaTGTAGCTCAGGCCTGATTCGACATCAgaggacccacacaggagagaaaccatatcagtgCTCTGAGTGCGGGAAAAGGTTCAACCTGAGTTCGAATTTGATTGCGCACCAGAAaacccacacgggagagaaaccgtATAAGTGTGTGTACTGTGGGGAAAGTTTCTATACCAGGCCGAGTTTT AATT CAAGTCTGGTtagacatcagagaatccacactggagagaaaccccACACCTGTACGgattgtgggaaaagcttcaacaAGCGGTCCAACCTGATTAcccaccagagaatccacacgggagagaagccgtaCAAGTGTGCAGattgcgggaagagcttcagctTGAGCTCCAGCCTTGTCcgacatcagagaatccacacgggagagaagccttACCAGTGCTCAGTCTGCGAAAGGAGCTTCAACCAGAAGCCCTCCTTGGTGGTGCACGAGAGAACCCACTGGCGAGAGAAACCGTACAAGTGCTCGGCATGTGAAAAGAGCTACAGTCACATGACGAGCCTTATCGCCCATGAGAAAATCCACCGGGaggagaaaccgtataaatgcgGGGAGTGCGGGAAGCGGTTCAGCTTCAGCTCGCAGCTGATCACCCACCAGAGAATCCACGCAgaggagaagccctacaaatgctccTTCTGCGAGCGGGGATTTAGTCGGCCATCGAGCCTCGTAGTTCACGagagaatccacactggggagaagccgtacAAATGCTCGGATTGCGAGAAGAGCTTCCCCTCGAACTCGAGTCTGGTTAGGCACCAGCTTACACACGCGGAAGAGAAGCTGCACCCGTGCCCGGATTGTGGGAAAAGTGTCGGCCCGTCCCCGGGTCTCCCGAGGATCCCCGCAGGGGGGAAATGGTCTCAGTGCCCAGACTGCGAGAAGCGGCTCAGCTTGGGTTTGGATTGTGTTTCGGGAGAGATCCCTCCCACAGAGAAGAAACTCTTTGGCAGATCCAATGACGTCCAGAATTGTGATATTAAAACTGTTGATCCGACAGCCATACAAACTGAGGGCAGCGTCTTCAGACCGGGGTCACAGTCTCTCTATTACCAGATTAACTACATAGGATGGCAGTGA